A single region of the Oryzias latipes chromosome 21, ASM223467v1 genome encodes:
- the LOC101169748 gene encoding toll-like receptor 8: MTLRSWSHLFLLFLFCHHEVHHAACKPRWMSAQFPCDVTAYNTTKVKFDCRGRLLTEVPRGITHNVTDLDLSENFIKAIKGNEFSNMSNLTWLKLSWANKNKNMTIGEDSFKNLTKLKELQLTGIYLKEIPANLPVSLETLELDHNKILLLDRRRLANLKNLTQLFLSQNCYMWDPCGRSVEIEDDTFADLTSLQTLDLSFNNLTQVPKGLPESLKNLSVASNYIQQIHKNDFQNLTNLKELELQGNCPRCQNAPYPCVTCINISLTIHPDAFQNLVNLVTLNLGGNSLKYLKPSWFEKLHKLRELFLSFNFLVNAITQEAAFLRYLPSLVRVDLSFNYALKSYPRTLNLSEEFSNLTSLRTLHLEGLVFQNIEQSTLKSLYGLKNLSALNLGTNFIIHSDSTVFSKFQNLKMIYLAENRLYPVPVTRTPTPRNGYNQRSPLSFKPLTQHSQPTGYEITHAFIKKQCFDSGKVLVLSSNNLFFISPKQFEGYGDIACLNLSGNGFSAALNGTEFSSLPNLTYLDLSYNKIDLAYDNSFKELKKLKVLDLSYNPHYFKAFGLTHNLNFLKNLPDLQVLNMSHNSIHTLTTKQLHSESLTELQFAYNSLGVLWKEKDGSYTKLFTNLHNLTVLEISHNRISKIPDNVYESLPRNLTKLSIHHNLLTDFSWDKLKFFHQLQILDLSFNSLSYIAGINSSITQSLTLLDLSHNHIFHLKDGLFNGPKSLQTLSLSFNKLTLVNSSSFGDENNIRTLFLHKNPLQCICDSLDFILWIESSPIKIPRLTTAVTCDTPENQKGKPLVYFDIRQCVNDDLALKLYIVTTSIIVVFMLLVTAFPLFYWDFSYITHYLKAKLMGYKSLNFPDNAYDVFVTYDTKDSHVSEWVMSNLRVKLEEDGEKHLPMCLEERDWPPGVPLVDNLMQSIRYSRKTLFVLTEGYVKTGIFKMAMYLAHQRLLDENVDVIVLLMLEPVLQHSHFLRLRKRLCGKSVVEWPRTAAAEPWFWQNLKTVIRKDNQGMYNKTYSKYFTNE; this comes from the exons ATG ACCCTCAGGTCTTGGAGTCACCTGTTTCTCCTGTTTCTGTTCTGCCATCATGAAGTCCATCACGCTGCGTGCAAGCCAAGGTGGATGTCGGCACAGTTCCCCTGCGATGTCACTGCCTATAATACCACAAAAGTCAAATTTGACTGCAGAGGCCGCCTTCTGACGGAAGTGCCAAGAGGAATAACGCATAATGTGACTGATCTTGACTTATCAGAAAACTTTATTAAGGCAATTAAGGGGAATGAATTTTCCAACATGTCAAATCTGACTTGGCTGAAGCTTAGTTGGGCAAACAAGAACAAGAATATGACGATTGGTGAAGATTCTTTCAAAAACCTCACAAAGCTTAAGGAGCTGCAGCTAACAGGTATTTATCTGAAAGAAATACCAGCAAATCTCCCTGTTAGTTTGGAAACCCTGGAGCTGGACCACAACAAGATCTTGCTGCTGGATAGGAGGAGGCTTGCTAACTTAAAAAATCTCACGCAGCTGTTCTTGTCTCAAAACTGCTACATGTGGGACCCGTGTGGACGTTCGGTTGAAATCGAAGATGACACTTTTGCTGACTTGACCTCACTGCAAACTCTGGATTTATCTTTCAACAACTTAACCCAAGTTCCCAAAGGATTGCCAGAGTCATTGAAAAACCTGTCTGTTGCTTCTAATTATATACAGCAAATCCATAAAAATGATTTCCAAAACCTGACCAACTTGAAGGAACTTGAGCTACAGGGAAATTGCCCAAGGTGCCAGAACGCTCCATATCCCTGTGTCACTTGCATTAACATTTCTCTCACCATCCACCCTGATGCATTTCAAAATTTAGTAAATCTTGTAACTCTCAATCTAGGAGGAAACTCGTTAAAGTACCTAAAACCTTCCTGGTTTGAAAAGCTCCACAAACTTAGAgagctgtttctttcttttaattttttagtaaACGCAATCACCCAGGAGGCAGCCTTCCTCCGATACCTCCCCAGCCTTGTAAGAGTCGACTTGTCTTTCAACTATGCCTTGAAGAGTTATCCAAGGACTCTGAATCTTTCTGAAGAGTTTTCAAACCTCACATCATTAAGAACTTTGCACCTGGAGGGCTTGGTCTTTCAGAACATTGAACAGAGCACTCTGAAATCTCTGTATGGGCTTAAAAACTTGTCTGCGCTGAATTTGGGGACCAATTTTATCATTCACTCTGATTCCACTGTGTTTAGCAAATTCCAAAACCTGAAAATGATATACCTCGCAGAAAACCGACTTTATCCCGTTCCGGTGACACGCACGCCAACCCCAAGAAATGGATACAACCAGAGGTCCCCGCTTTCCTTCAAACCGCTCACGCAACATTCACAACCTACAGGTTATGAGATAACACATGCTTTTATCAAAAAGCAGTGTTTTGACTCCGGAAAAGTTCTTGTCCTCAGCTCTAATAACCTGTTCTTTATTTCTCCAAAGCAGTTTGAAGGATATGGAGATATCGCATGTCTCAACCTCTCAGGAAATGGATTTTCAGCAGCTCTTAATGGAACAGAGTTCTCCTCACTGCCTAATCTGACATATTTAGACCTGTCCTACAATAAGATTGATCTGGCATATGACAACTCCttcaaagagttaaaaaaactaaaagtgcTCGACCTCAGTTACAATCCACACTATTTTAAAGCATTCGGACTTACGCATAATCTGAATTTCTTAAAGAATCTTCCTGACCTACAGGTGCTGAACATGAGTCATAACTCCATTCACACTTTAACAACTAAGCAGCTGCACAGCGAATCGTTGACAGAACTTCAGTTTGCATATAATTCCCTTGGCGTTCTCTGGAAAGAAAAAGACGGTTCGTACACAAAACTTTTCACTAATCTTCACAATTTAACTGTTTTAGAAATATCGCACAACAGAATTAGTAAGATCCCCGACAATGTCTATGAATCTCTGCCTCGTAACCTCACCAAACTCAGCATTCATCATAACTTGCTGACAGATTTTTCTTGGGACAAACTGAAGTTTTTCCATCAACTTCAGATCTTAGATCTGAGCTTCAATTCTTTGTCCTACATTGCAGGAATCAATTCAAGCATCACGCAGTCTTTGACTTTACTAGATCTGAGTCACAACCACATTTTCCACCTGAAAGATGGATTGTTCAATGGTCCAAAAAGTCTCCAGACTCTGAGTCTGAGCTTTAACAAACTGACTTTGGTTAACAGCTCGAGCTTCGGAGATGAGAACAACATCAGGACTTTGTTCTTGCACAAGAATCCGCTCCAATGTATTTGTGATTCGTTAGATTTCATTTTATGGATCGAAAGCAGTCCCATCAAGATCCCGAGGTTGACAACTGCAGTGACCTGTGACACGCCAGAAAACCAAAAGGGAAAACCACTAGTTTACTTTGACATTAGGCAGTGTGTAAATGACGATCTAGCACTGAAGCTGTACATCGTCACAACATctataattgttgtttttatgcttttggtAACAGCATTTCCTTTATTCTACTGGGACTTTTCGTACATCACACACTATTTGAAAGCTAAACTGATGGGATACAAGTCCCTGAACTTCCCAGACAATGCTTATGATGTCTTTGTGACATATGACACTAAAGACTCACACGTATCTGAATGGGTGATGAGCAACCTGCGGGTTAAACTGGAAGAAGACGGAGAAAAGCATCTTCCTATGTGTCTGGAGGAGAGAGATTGGCCCCCAGGAGTCCCGCTGGTAGACAACCTCATGCAGAGCATCCGATACAGCCGCAAGACCCTGTTTGTTTTAACAGAGGGTTATGTTAAGACAGGAATCTTCAAGATGGCAATGTATCTAGCACACCAGAGACTGCTGGATGAAAATGTCGATGTGATTGTGCTGCTCATGCTAGAGCCCGTCCTGCAGCACTCTCATTTCCTGCGCCTGAGGAAGAGGCTCTGTGGGAAAAGTGTTGTGGAATGGCCACGGACAGCAGCTGCAGAGCCCTGGTTCTGGCAAAACCTCAAAACTGTCATTAGAAAAGATAATCAAGGGATGTACAACAAAACATATTCCAAATACTTTACCAATGAATAA
- the LOC101169500 gene encoding toll-like receptor 7, whose translation MPVHLMFLAFLGLWCCDILWTTGLSYPKALPCDVSEANNGSGLKVDCTERNLKEIPPGIPRDTTNLTLTINHIPTLNSTSFYNLDNLTEIDMRCNCVPIKIGPKDRMCIKSLMIEENTFTALKKLRALYLDGNQLNSIPKGLPSNLILLSLEVNHIFYISKANLSELRNIQVLYLGQNCYYRNPCNASYDIEDGAFQQFTNLTLLSLKSNNLSFIPHNLPKRLKELYLYNNNIQEVTDEDFKNLTNLEILDISGNCPRCYNAPFPCTPCPNNAELHISKTAFGKLTKLKILRLHSNSLTHVASEWFATTKDLRVLDLSSNFLARAIAFTDFPRFLGKLEELDLSFNYELQRYPKMLRLSCSFSKLESLKILRLKGYVFQQLKPESIAPLKHLPNLEVVDLGTNFIKMANLSILMELKSFKIISLSDNKISSPSDNQDDIVFPDGEPLLWSPMPSSDQYRNKEVREIHYFRYDEYARSCKYKDKELGVVTSFVKEECSKFGKTLDVSRNNIFFLHSRFLNLKDLKCLNLSENAMSQSLNGSEFTHLKNLQYLDFSSNRLDLLYSTAFQELENLVILDISNNNHYFESEGVTHMLNFTKNLTKLKTLLMNHNKISTSTNTEMESKSLERLEFRDNRLDMLWRDGDTRYVNYFKNLLNLTVLDISHNNLNFIPRQVFGGMPDKLSELYIRGNKLKSFAWGELQLLRSLKVLDLSENHLTTVPRVLSNCTTSLEKFILHKNQIVRLTPHFLMDAFNLKYLDLSFNHIQYIEQSSFPDDVVSQMDMLLLHKNRFMCTCNATWFVKWLNTTNVTIPQLGTDVTCVAPGVQRGHPVISVDLLACQHPFLSIILYILMTSVVLSFLTLSISSHLFMWDVWYIYHFCRAKLKGYRRLHSHGAIYDAFVIYDKEDPAVSEWVMKEMCTQLEQGGDRGLTLCLEERDWIPGCPLIDNLSQSIHKSKRTVFILTRKYIKGGNFRTAFYMAHQRLMDEKNDVIVLIFLEKVSCNSKYLQLRKRLYRRSVLEWPANPQAQQLFWFSLRSVLATESHKQYNNLFKETL comes from the exons ATGCCCGTCCATCTG ATGTTTTTGGCATTCCTGGGTCTGTGGTGTTGTGACATTTTATGGACAACAGGCCTTTCTTACCCAAAAGCTCTGCCGTGCGATGTCAGTGAGGCCAACAATGGCTCGGGGCTCAAGGTGGATTGCACGGAGAGAAACCTTAAGGAAATCCCCCCTGGCATCCCCAGGGACACCACCAACCTGACTCTCACCATCAACCACATTCCGACGTTGAACTCCACCTCTTTTTACAACCTGGACAACTTAACCGAGATTGATATGAGGTGCAATTGTGTGCCCATCAAAATCGGCCCCAAGGACCGCATGTGCATCAAAAGTTTGATGATTGAGGAGAACACCTTCACGGCACTGAAGAAACTGCGAGCGTTGTATTTGGATGGAAACCAGCTCAACAGTATCCCGAAAGGCTTACCCTCAAACCTGATTCTTCTGAGCTTGGAAGTGAAtcacattttctacatttccaAGGCAAACCTTTCTGAACTAAGAAACATTCAGGTGCTCTACCTTGGTCAAAACTGCTACTACCGTAATCCCTGCAACGCTTCCTATGATATTGAAGATGGTGCCTTTCAACAGTTTACCAATTTAACTTTATTGTCTCTGAAGTCAAACAACTTGTCTTTCATCCCACATAACCTGCCCAAAAGATTGAAGGAGCTTTACCTGTACAACAACAACATTCAAGAAGTCACTGATGAAGATTTTAAGAACTTAACTAACCTTGAGATCCTTGACATTAGTGGAAACTGTCCTCGCTGTTACAATGCGCCTTTCCCTTGCACCCCGTGCCCAAATAATGCAGAGCTTCACATTAGCAAGACAGCTTTTGGGAAGCTGACAAAGCTAAAGATTCTACGTCTGCACAGTAACTCCCTGACACATGTAGCATCGGAATGGTTTGCCACAACAAAAGATCTCAGAGTTCTTGATTTGTCATCCAACTTTTTAGCTAGAGCAATTGCATTCACTGACTTCCCACGGTTCCTGGGGAAACTGGAAGAGCTCGACCTGTCATTTAACTATGAGCTCCAGCGGTATCCTAAAATGCTGAGGCTGAGCTGCAGTTTTTCCAAGCTTGAGTCACTTAAAATCCTCAGACTGAAGGGCTATGTGTTTCAGCAGCTAAAGCCAGAGAGTATTGCTCCTTTGAAACATCTACCTAACCTGGAAGTTGTAGATCTTGGtacaaactttattaaaatggCAAACCTTAGCATTCTGATGGaactaaaaagttttaaaataatcagTCTATCTGACAACAAAATATCTTCTCCATCTGACAATCAAGATGATATTGTCTTCCCTGATGGAGAACCCTTGCTCTGGTCTCCAATGCCAAGTAGTGATCAGTACCGCAACAAAGAAGTGCGAGAGATACATTACTTCAGATACGACGAATATGCGCGCAGCTGCAAGTACAAAGATAAAGAACTAGGAGTTGTCACATCTTTTGTTAAAGAAGAGTGCAGTAAATTTGGTAAAACCTTAGATGTGAGCAGGAACAACATTTTCTTCCTGCATTCGAGGTTTTTGAATCTCAAGGATCTGAAATGTCTGAATCTTTCTGAGAATGCAATGAGCCAAAGCCTGAATGGATCAGAATTTACTCATCTAAAAAACCTACAGTACCTTGACTTCTCATCCAATCGCCTGGACCTTCTCTACTCTACTGCATTTCAAGAGCTTGAAAATCTGGTCATCTTGGACATTAGTAATAACAACCATTATTTTGAGTCGGAGGGCGTGACTCACATGCTTAACTTCACAAAGAATTTGACAAAACTCAAGACCCTGCTCATGAACCACAATAAAATCTCTACATCCACCAACACAGAGATGGAGAGCAAATCCCTGGAGAGGTTAGAGTTCAGGGATAATCGCTTAGATATGCTGTGGAGAGATGGAGACACTAGGTatgttaattattttaaaaacctaCTTAACCTGACTGTCCTCGATATCTCTCACAATAATCTCAATTTTATTCCACGTCAAGTCTTTGGTGGCATGCCTGACAAGCTATCTGAGCTCTACATCAGAGGAAACAAACTGAAATCCTTTGCATGGGGAGAATTACAGCTTCTGCGCTCTTTAAAGGTCTTAGACCTCAGTGAAAACCATCTAACTACTGTCCCACGCGTGCTGTCAAACTGTACCACATCACTTGAGAAATTTATACTACATAAAAACCAGATTGTAAGACTTACACCCCATTTTCTCATGGATGCCTTCAATTTAAAGTATCTGGATCTTAGTTTTAACCACATCCAGTACATTGAACAATCCAGCTTTCCAGATGATGTTGTTTCACAGATGGACATGCTGCTCcttcacaaaaacagatttatgtGCACCTGCAACGCCACTTGGTTTGTGAAATGGCTCAATACCACCAACGTGACCATCCCTCAACTTGGCACCGACGTCACCTGTGTGGCTCCTGGTGTTCAAAGAGGTCATCCGGTGATCTCCGTGGACTTACTGGCTTGTCAACATCCCTTCCTGTCCATCATCCTCTACATCCTCATGACGTCTGTTGTCCTCAGCTTTTTGACGCTGTCCATCTCCAGCCATCTCTTCATGTGGGACGTCTGGTACATTTACCACTTCTGCAGGGCTAAGCTAAAAGGATACCGCCGGCTGCACTCTCATGGTGCTATCTATGATGCATTTGTGATTTATGACAAAGAAGACCCAGCAGTGTCTGAGTGGGTGATGAAGGAGATGTGCACTCAGCTGGAGCAGGGTGGAGACCGTGGCTTGACTCTGTGTCTGGAGGAAAGAGACTGGATCCCTGGATGCCCCTTGATTGATAACCTCTCCCAAAGCATCCACAAGAGCAAGAGGACTGTTTTTATTCTCACCAGAAAATACATCAAAGGGGGGAACTTCAGGACGGCCTTCTACATGGCCCACCAAAGACTAATGGATGAAAAAAACGATGTTATCGTATTGATTTTCCTGGAAAAAGTATCTTGCAACTCAAAGTATCTGCAATTACGAAAGCGGCTATATAGGCGCTCTGTCCTCGAGTGGCCAGCAAACCCTCAGGCACAGCAGTTATTCTGGTTTAGCCTAAGGAGTGTTTTAGCCACTGAAAGCCACAAACAATACAACAATCTCTTCAAAGAAACACtgtga